The following are encoded in a window of Peromyscus eremicus chromosome 12, PerEre_H2_v1, whole genome shotgun sequence genomic DNA:
- the LOC131922779 gene encoding nuclear nucleic acid-binding protein C1D-like gives MAGEEMNEDYPVEIHESLSALESSLGAVDDMLKTMMSVSRNELLQKLDPLEQAKVDLVSAYTLNSMFWVYLATQGVNLKEHPVKQVLERIRVYRVKKITDSKKAAKLDRGAASRFVKNALWEPKQKKTPNIANKGKSKH, from the coding sequence ATGGCAGgtgaagaaatgaatgaggaCTATCCTGTAGAAATTCACGAATCTTTATCAGCCCTGGAGAGTTCCCTGGGTGCTGTGGATGACATGCTGAAGACCATGATGTCTGTCTCTAGAAATGAGTTGTTGCAGAAGTTGGACCCACTGGAGCAAGCAAAGGTGGATTTAGTTTCTGCATACACATTAAACTCCATGTTTTGGGTTTATTTGGCAACCCAAGGAGTTAATCTGAAGGAACATCCAGTGAAGCAAGTACTGGAAAGAATCAGAGTCTACAGAGTCAAAAAAATAACAGACAGCAAAAAGGCTGCCAAGCTGGACAGAGGTGCTGCCTCGAGATTTGTCAAAAACGCGCTCTGGGAACCCAAACAGAAAAAGACACCAAACATTGCTAATAAAGGAAAAAGTAAAcattaa